GCAACGTAATCAGCCACGCTCACAATGTTCGCCGCCGCCGCTGGAATCCCAATCTCCGCCGCGTTAAAACCGTAATAAAGGGCACGAGTAAACACATTCGCGTCTGTACCGCCTGTATCCGCGCCGGCAAGGTGAAAAAAGCCGCTTGAAAACCATCGCCTCTCCGCTTCAGCTTCTCTTGGCTCCGAGAATCCTCCTACTTTCCGCCATTTTGCTATGCAGCTTCGCGGCGGGTTGTAAAAAGGAATCGGCGCCGGGGCCAGATGTCTGGGCCGTAGTGAACGGAAAAGACATTTCTCGCGCCGAAGTGGATAAGTATTATCGTACGCGCGTGAATGCCGATGCCCCCGCACCCTCGCAGGAGGAATCGCTTTCGCTGAAGCTCAGCATTCTCGATGAGTTGATCAACAACGAAATTCTTATCGGGCGCGCCAACAAGATGAATCTGGTTGCCAGCGACGCCGAAGTGGAAGACAAGTTTACCGAATCGAAAAGCCCGTACACCGAGGAAGAATTTCAGAAGAAGTTGAAAGACACGGGC
The DNA window shown above is from Terriglobales bacterium and carries:
- the rpmB gene encoding 50S ribosomal protein L28, with translation MALACELCGKKPSFGNVISHAHNVRRRRWNPNLRRVKTVIKGTSKHIRVCTACIRAGKVKKAA